A single window of Nasonia vitripennis strain AsymCx chromosome 4, Nvit_psr_1.1, whole genome shotgun sequence DNA harbors:
- the LOC100116154 gene encoding T-cell leukemia homeobox protein 3, whose amino-acid sequence MSEHEAEASSELSAAEEINVDDSDSRSCGSPGTPSRHYEDCSNSPRHSPRSSPPPPPPPPSARTKVRQQHAESAAQPRSHPFSISRLLAADKSPGSGCPEEPERPAWPGCWEPPANGSKDEDKSSDKDEDEDTGSSPDSAAQHSLGVPTSAAAAVAALHQAELLAPFRLFPGASGLIYPNGVIRVPAHRPPGGAGGGGALLPAWALHMNHSQQQQQQQQAAAAAGMHTARFLANLAAHPLQAHPHLKDRLAVPGSFPRRIGHPYQNRTPPKRKKPRTSFTRLQIAELEKRFHKQKYLASAERAALAKSLKMTDAQVKTWFQNRRTKWRRQTAEEREAERQAANRLMLSLHTEALKEAVYQTPTINPHPPTTVPAPPGSSMESAMDQSLENNALRPPGGSPLRPPRIWASYGAATQHQPLADPIC is encoded by the exons ATGTCGGAGCACGAGGCCGAGGCCAGCAGCGAGCTCTCGGCCGCGGAGGAGATCAACGTCGACGACTCGGACTCCCGGAGCTGCGGCTCGCCCGGCACGCCCTCGCGGCACTACGAGGACTGCTCGAACTCGCCTCGGCACTCGCCGCGgagctcgccgccgccgccgccgccgccgccgtcggcCAGGACGAAGGTGCGCCAGCAGCACGCCGAGTCCGCGGCGCAGCCCCGCAGCCACCCGTTCAGCATCAGCCGGCTGCTGGCCGCCGACAAGAGCCCAGGCTCCGGCTGCCCAGAGGAGCCCGAGCGGCCCGCCTGGCCCGGCTGCTGGGAGCCGCCGGCCAACGGCTCCAAGGACGAGGACAAGTCCTCGGACaaggacgaggacgaggacaCGGGCAGCAGCCCCGACTCCGCGGCCCAGCACTCGCTCGGCGTGCCGACCTCCGCGGCCGCGGCCGTCGCCGCGCTCCACCAGGCGGAGCTGCTCGCGCCGTTCCGGCTCTTCCCCGGGGCCTCGGGCCTCATCTACCCGAACGGCGTGATCCGGGTGCCGGCGCACAGGCCGCCCGGGGGTGCCGGGGGCGGGGGGGCCCTGCTGCCCGCCTGGGCCCTGCACATGAACcacagccagcagcagcagcagcagcagcaagccgctgccgccgcgggGATGCACACCGCCAGGTTCCTCGCCAACCTCGCCGCGCACCCGCTCCAAGCCCACCCGCACCTCAAGGACAGACTGGCCG TGCCAGGAAGTTTTCCACGACGGATCGGCCACCCATACCAGAACCGAACGCCACCAAAGCGAAAGAAGCCGCGCACGAGCTTCACGCGGTTGCAGATAGCCGAGCTAGAGAAGCGCTTCCACAAGCAGAAATACCTCGCCTCGGCCGAGCGCGCCGCCCTCGCCAAATCGCTCAAGATGACCGACGCACAGGTCAAGACGTGGTTTCAGAATCGACGCACGAAATGGAG GCGTCAAACcgcagaggagagagaagccgAGCGACAGGCGGCGAACCGTCTAATGCTGTCGCTGCACACAGAGGCTCTGAAAGAAGCTGTGTACCAGACGCCGACGATCAATCCGCATCCTCCCACAACAGTCCCAGCACCCCCTGGTTCTTCCATGGAGAGTGCTATGGACCAGAGTCTTGAGAACAACGCTTTGAGACCACCAGGTGGAAGCCCGTTGCGCCCTCCGAGAATCTGGGCCTCTTACGGAGCAGCAACTCAGCACCAACCTCTCGCGGATCCAATTTGCTAG